The following DNA comes from Ignavibacteria bacterium.
GATGAACAAGTGAATACAGGAACTGATTAACCGGGCTGCGGAGAATCTTTTTAATTATCTTATAACCCGTATCTCCTTTTGAAAGCCCGTCGCCGTGAGTAATGAAGAATTTTTTCCCGTCAAGCTCAGTTTCAAGTGAGTCACTGTAAAGCTTCAGTCCAACATCATCACGGAGATATGTATTTAGCCAAAAATCATGGTTCCCGGAAAAAAAATTTACATTAATACCCTGCTCAACAATTTCATTCAGCTTCGCAAGGGTTCTGTAAAACCCTTTTGGAACAGCTCTTCTGTATTCTATCCAGCAGTCAAAAAGATCGCCTACAATAAAAATTTCGCGGGCATTTAACCTTATACTTTCAAGAAAACTTACAAGTTTCCTTTCCTTTTGTTTTTCTTCATCTTTTCCCAGGAAACCCAGATGCACATCAGAGAAAAAATAATACTTTTTTTCTTCCAAAAACTAGTGGTTTTATTAACTTTAGCTTAAATTCCGCTTCGGGGAAAAATAATTTCCCGTAATTTAAAGTTAATTCTTTTTTAAAAGATAGAAAATACAATAATGTAATCTTTTGTGGTGGTCTAAAAGAGGCGGGTTTTTATAACTTTTACTATTCTGACAGCTGCTTTTCCGTCCATTAAATGAGGTATTTTCCCTTTTTTGTATTTTCCCTTAAATAT
Coding sequences within:
- a CDS encoding UDP-2,3-diacylglucosamine diphosphatase; protein product: MEEKKYYFFSDVHLGFLGKDEEKQKERKLVSFLESIRLNAREIFIVGDLFDCWIEYRRAVPKGFYRTLAKLNEIVEQGINVNFFSGNHDFWLNTYLRDDVGLKLYSDSLETELDGKKFFITHGDGLSKGDTGYKIIKKILRSPVNQFLYSLVHPDIGLWLAQGSSKKSRLHTDDRQRVIETYPESSKTGSHGSGGMRDFASGKIGEGADFVVMGHIHKPQYIELKNNGRVGYYITLGDWIKNFTYGSYSNGIFELKKFE